A section of the Budorcas taxicolor isolate Tak-1 chromosome 17, Takin1.1, whole genome shotgun sequence genome encodes:
- the RHBDD3 gene encoding rhomboid domain-containing protein 3 — MHARGPPGLPTPALPLASSVLMLLMSTLWLLGAGPSLVLAPELLLDPRQAHRLLTHALGHTALPSLLLSLLLLPTSGWQQERHLGTLRFLHASSLLALASGLLAVLLAGLGVSGAAGGCGYMPVHLAMLAGQGSRPRRPRGALPPWLLPWLLLALTPLLSSEPPFLQLFCGLLAGLAYAAGAFRWLELSERRLQALQEGVLCRALAGCWPLRLLPAPGGPAELPVAHPPGARSPTPGPPRMASPSLWPLSEGSASIPPGLKPVQPLWEGSSEAGLAWSGPGFPPGTPLWAALDQQMLQEGIEASLLEGPAQGPESPLWLPKSSVSSLRLQQLERMGFPTEQAVVALAATGRVEGAVALLVGGEVGTEALVTQGREGPTHPEGPGPP; from the exons ATGCATGCCAGAGGCCCCCCTGGCCTACCGACCCCGGCACTGCCTCTCGCTTCCTCTGTCCTGATGCTGCTAATGAGCACCCTGTGGCTGCTGGGGGCCGGCCCCAGCCTCGTCCTGGCCCCAGAGCTGCTGCTGGACCCTAGGCAGG CACACCGGCTGCTCACACATGCTCTGGGCCACACGGCCCTCCCCAGCCTGCTgctcagcctgctgctgctgcccacaTCGGGCTGGCAGCAGGAGCGCCACCTGGGCACGCTGCGGTTCCTGCATGCCTCCAGCCTGCTCGCGCTGGCCTCCGGGCTGCTGGCCGTGCTGCTGGCTGGCCTCGGGGTGTCCGGTGCAGCCGGGGGCTGCGGGTACATGCCCGTCCACCTGGCCATGCTGGCGGGGCAGGGTTCTCGCCCTCGACGGCCCCGGGGGGCCCTGCCACCCTGGCTCCTGCCGTGGCTGCTGCTCGCCCTGACACCACTGCTCAGCTCCGAGCCACCCTTCCTGCAGCTCTTCTGCGGCCTCCTCGCTGGCCTGGCCT ACGCTGCCGGGGCCTTCCGGTGGCTGGAGCTCTCAGAGCGGCGGCTGCAGGCGCTGCAGGAGGGTGTCCTGTGCCGGGCCCTGGCGGGGTGCTGGCCGCTCCGGCTCCTCCCCGCCCCAGGTGGCCCAGCTGAGCTGCCCGTCGCCCATCCTCCCGGAGCGAG GTCCCCCACCCCTGGACCTCCCCGCATGGCCTCCCCTAGCCTCTGGCCCCTCAGTGAAGGCTCAGCCTCTATCCCACCAGGCCTGAAGCCCGTGCAGCCTCTCTGGGAGGGCTCCTCAGAGGCTGGACTGGCCTGGTCTGGGCCTGGCTTCCCCCCGGGGACCCCGCTGTGGGCAGCCCTGGACCAGCAGATGCTGCAAGAGGGGATCGAGGCCTCGCTGCTTGAaggcccagcccagggccccGAGAGCCCACTCTGGTTGCCTAAGTCCTCCGTCTCCTCTCTGCG GCTGCAGCAGCTGGAGCGCATGGGCTTCCCCACGGAGCAGGCAGTGGTGGCTCTGGCAGCCACGGGCCGAGTGGAGGGGGCCGTTGCACTGCTGGTCGGTGGGGAGGTGGGCACCGAAGCGCTGGTGACTCAGGGGAGAGAAGGGCCCACCCACCCTGAGGGTCCTGGGCCCCCATAG